The Flavobacterium sp. 1 genome contains the following window.
CACCTAAATCGATTGCAAAATCACCAATTCGAGTCCCTACTGTAACGATGTTTTCCTTTGTAAGAAAAACTCCAAACGGTATATTTTGGATAGGGAAGTCACTGTCCGATAGTACTTCTAACCATGATTTTCTTGTAGTATCGTTGGCTGTTATTGGCATGATAATGTTAATTGTTTGTTGAAAATTACTTGTCAAATATATTATAATCTTACAGTTAAACAAACGTTTTTTTGTATTTTTGCGGGAAATTAACGAAAATCAAAGAAATGCAACGCGACAAACAAATTTTTGACCTTATTTTAGAAGAACAAGACAGACAGATTCACGGGCTAGAACTTATTGCTTCAGAGAATTTTGTAAGTGACGAAGTAATAGAAGCAGCCGGTTCTATTTTAACAAACAAATATGCTGAAGGATATCCTGGCAAAAGATATTACGGAGGTTGCGAAGTAGTTGATGTTGTTGAGCAGATTGCTATTGACAGAGCAAAAGAATTGTTTGGTGCAGCTTATGCAAACGTACAGCCGCACTCAGGTTCTCAAGCAAACGCTTCTGTTTACCATGCTTGTTTGACTCCTGGAGATAAAATATTAGGATTCGATTTGTCTCACGGTGGTCACTTGACTCACGGTTCTCCTGTAAACTTTTCAGGACGTGTTTACAATCCTGTTTTCTACGGTGTAGATAAAGAAACTGGAAGATTAGATTATGATAAAATTCAAGAAATAGCTACTAAAGAACAGCCAAAATTAATCGTTGCAGGTGCTTCGGCATATTCTCGTGATATGGATTTTGAGCGTTTTAGAGTAATCGCTGACAGCATTGGAGCAATTTTGATGGCTGATATTTCTCATCCAGCCGGGCTTATCGCAAAAGGGTTGATGAATGACCCAATTCCTCATTGTCATATTGTAACAACTACAACTCACAA
Protein-coding sequences here:
- the glyA gene encoding serine hydroxymethyltransferase, with translation MQRDKQIFDLILEEQDRQIHGLELIASENFVSDEVIEAAGSILTNKYAEGYPGKRYYGGCEVVDVVEQIAIDRAKELFGAAYANVQPHSGSQANASVYHACLTPGDKILGFDLSHGGHLTHGSPVNFSGRVYNPVFYGVDKETGRLDYDKIQEIATKEQPKLIVAGASAYSRDMDFERFRVIADSIGAILMADISHPAGLIAKGLMNDPIPHCHIVTTTTHKTLRGPRGGLILMGKDFENPWGLKTPKGEIRMMSSLLDLAVFPGNQGGPLMHIIAAKAVAFGEALQDEFFTYALQLQKNAKAMADAFVKRGYNIISGGTDNHMMLIDLRNKNISGKDAENALVKAEITVNKNMVPFDDKSPFVTSGIRVGTAAVTTRGLVEEDMETIVDLIDRVLSDHTNEDVIEAVASEVDEMMSERAIFVF